A single window of Aspergillus flavus chromosome 4, complete sequence DNA harbors:
- a CDS encoding Anp1-domain-containing protein: MNRHHAFTNGYAAYPRGQGSTFSISPHRFQPRSQPALRRRRQLIQRLFLIGGVSLLLLALIFPSWRATILPVVSLGLLSSTEDLQLQTVRYYDLSAVQGTADGWEKEERVLMCTPLRDASSHLPMFFSHLRNLTYPHHLIDLAFLVSDSKDNTLEMLSSMLGELQADSDPHMPFGEISVIHKDFGQKVTQDVESRHGFAAQAGRRKLMAQARNWLLSATLRPTHSWVYWRDADVETAPFTIIEDLMRHDKDVIVPNVWRPLPDWLGGEQPYDLNSWQESETALALAETLDEDAVIVEGYAEYATWRPHLAYLRDPYGDPDMEMELDGVGGVSILAKAKVFRAGVHFPAFSFEKHAETEAFGKMAKRMGFSVVGLPHYTIWHLYEPSVDDLRHMEEMEQERKAREKEEKEQAERSERVNTLFQDAKTESEIDNAFVRDDMETKGKEQKASEDSKKPEAESVEEVKADKSSKAPEQEEQKAPEPLKNKNLKDAEEVSAVKPAKEQAGAAPDKQSKQRE, from the exons ATGAACAGGCATCACGCCTTTACCAACGGCTACGCTGCCTACCCTCGCGGGCAGGGCAGCACATTTTCCATTTCTCCCCACCG CTTTCAACCGCGTTCACAACCTGCTCTGCGACGACGAAGACAACTTATCCAACGGCTATTCCTGATAGGTGGCGTCTCTTTATTGCTCCTAGCCCTAATTTTCCCTTCCTGGAGAGCCACGATTCTACCAGTCGTATCCCTTGggcttctttcttccacGGAAGACTTACAATTACAAACCGTACGATATTATGATCTGTCAGCTGTTCAGGGCACTGCAGATGGatgggagaaagaggagcGTGTGCTCATGTGCACACCTCTTAGGGATGCCTCGTCCCACCTGCCGATGTTCTTTTCGCATCTCCGGAACCTCACATATCCTCACCACTTAATCGACTTGGCGTTTCTGGTCTCGGATTCGAAGGATAACACGCTAGAAATGTTATCCAGCATGCTTGGGGAGCTTCAAGCCGATTCTGACCCGCACATGCCGTTTGGTGAAATCTCGGTTATCCATAAGGATTTCGGACAGAAGGTGACGCAGGATGTCGAGAGTAGACATGGGTTCGCTGCGCAAGCTGGGCGGAGAAAGTTGATGGCCCAGGCGAGGAATTGGCTGTTGAGTGCTACACTTCGGCCCACCCACAGCTGGGTCTATTGGAGAGATGCCGATGTAGAAACGGCGCCATTTACCATCATAGAAGACCTAATGAGACATGATAAGGATGTCATTGTACCAA ATGTCTGGCGGCCACTCCCTGACTGGTTGGGCGGGGAGCAGCCGTACGATTTGAACTCCTGGCAGGAATCGGAAACTGCACTGGCCCTGGCAGAGACGCTGGACGAGGATGCGGTTATTGTTGAAGGATATGCTGAGTATGCGACGTGGCGGCCTCATCTTGCCTACCTTCGAGACCCATACGGTGATCCTGATATGGAGATGGAGCTCGATGGCGTTGGCGGTGTTAGTATCCTTGCAAAGGCAAAGGTCTTCCGTGCTGGAGTTCATTTCCCAGCGTTCAGTTTCGAAAAGCATGCCGAGACTGAAGCATTCGGCAAG ATGGCCAAACGCATGGGGTTCTCCGTTGTGGGTCTCCCACATTATACCATCTGGCATCTTTACGAGCCTAGTGTCGACGATCTTCGGCACATGGAGGAAATGGAGCAAGAGCGCAAGGCTCgcgaaaaggaagagaaggaacaaGCTGAGCGGTCAGAGCGCGTTAATACTCTGTTCCAGGATGCTAAAACAGAATCGGAAATCGATAACGCTTTTGTTCGCGACGATATGGAAACTAAAGGAAAGGAGCAGAAAGCCTCGGAAGACTCGAAGAAGCCGGAAGCCGAAAGTGTTGAAGAAGTGAAGGCAGATAAATCCTCAAAAGCCccagaacaagaagaacagaaagctCCAGAGCCtctgaagaacaaaaaccTGAAAGATGCTGAAGAAGTATCTGCAGTAAAGCCGGCTAAGGAACAGGCCGGTGCTGCACCAGATAAGCAATCAAAGCAGAGAGAGTAA
- a CDS encoding single hybrid motif-containing protein, with the protein MAFQPLKRSHNLYKSVLQFHRPRRCIANSPTSLCYQEPYRFTSFSSYNPFRPFSISAQRFNSKATVHIDTLGGESIDEAKLQSFNRKVGDYVKQDDVLAVIETEKVALEVYAPETGVIQQVFVEEGDTVTIGQAIAEITIKSKPGDGKE; encoded by the coding sequence ATGGCATTTCAACCATTGAAGAGATCGCATAATCTCTACAAATCAGTACTTCAGTTTCACCGCCCCCGAAGATGCATTGCAAACAGTCCAACTAGTCTTTGCTATCAAGAACCATATCGCTTTacatccttctcttcataCAACCCCTTTCGGCCCTTCAGCATCTCCGCCCAACGATTTAATTCTAAAGCCACGGTTCATATTGACACACTGGGTGGGGAGTCCATAGACGAGGCAAAGCTGCAGTCGTTCAACCGCAAAGTGGGAGATTATGTGAAACAGGACGATGTGCTAGCAGTCATTGAAACCGAGAAAGTTGCTTTGGAAGTATATGCTCCCGAGACGGGTGTTATACAACAAGTCtttgttgaagaaggggATACCGTTACTATCGGTCAAGCTATTGCTGAGATTACCATTAAATCTAAGCCTGGCGATGGCAAGGAATAA
- a CDS encoding putative sister chromatid cohesion protein Dcc1 (unnamed protein product), which produces MSTQSASSILFTHSSRQQGFKLLELPAELADLLTSKEAPTLELKSSLPQQPTTITTDPENREYVNLCTPTKTYLVRQVQSSNSIHIIRPSDSGVQRGDINIVGGDEDDGLNLVETMTAIAKCGSTLELHTPPEGFSAVPVLERILPVYDEVEGAEQQVEVEERGDLIRRVFADVPVSRAQCEAGWIELCAFVLGCGGGGEDVAGWCRRPSAKVKLDVWRRVVEGAVLQGIDLGKQFLVQDLWRSVLDEGEEPFPRALFEGVVRRVCEVGDGRLFEDLKWASIDRACCTQWVGETYLEAMAPTTASSIGRSEFLNAWKDLLPESWRDDVAFSKLTENSYKHPDPTTICFVYRTDRQKIKKNVSTDASSATAAKKTRNWHELFKDQKRQKR; this is translated from the exons ATGTCCACACAATCTGCTTCCAGCATTCTTTTCACCCACTCGTCCCGTCAACAGGGCTTCAAATTATTAGAGCTACCAGCAGAACTGGCTGATCTGCTCACATCGAAAGAAGCTCCAAC TCTCGAACTAAAATCCTCACTcccccaacaaccaacaacgATAACCACAGACCCCGAAAACCGCGAATATGTGAACCTCTGCACACCGACAAAAACCTACCTGGTCCGCCAAGTCCAGTCCTCAAACTCAATCCACATAATCCGACCAAGCGACTCCGGCGTCCAAAGAGGGGACATTAACATCGTCGGCGGCGACGAAGACGACGGACTAAATCTTGTGGAGACGATGACCGCTATCGCGAAATGTGGATCTACACTTGAACTACATACGCCGCCGGAGGGGTTTTCGGCGGTCCCTGTTTTGGAGAGGATATTGCCTGTGTATGATGAGGTGGAGGGAGCGGAGCAgcaggtggaggtggaggaacGGGGGGACCTGATTCGGAGGGTCTTTGCTGATGTTCCTGTGTCGCGGGCGCAGTGTGAGGCAGGGTGGATTGAGCTTTGTGCGTTTGTGCTTGGGTGCGGGGGTGGTGGGGAGGATGTTGCGGGTTGGTGTCGGAGGCCGTCGGCGAAAGTCAAGTTGGATGTGTGGAGACGGGTGGTTGAGGGGGCTGTGTTGCAGGGGATTGATCTGGGTAAGCAGTTCTTGGTGCAGGATTTGTGGAGATCGGTGCTTGATGAGGGGGAGGAGCCTTTTCCGAGGGCGTTGTTTGAGGGTGTTGTTAGGAGGGTTTGTGAGGTTGGGGATGGGCGGTTGTTTGAGGATTTGAAGT GGGCTAGTATCGATAGGGCATGCTGTACGCAGTGGGTTGGTGAGACTTACCTGGAGGCTATGGCGCCGACCACTGCTTCTAGCATTGGGCGAAGTGAGTTCTTGAATGCTTGGAAGGATCTCCTCCCTGAATCCTGGCGGGATGACGTTGCATTCTCGAAACTGACG GAAAACTCATACAAGCATCCAGATCCCACGACGATCTGCTTCGTTTATCGCACTGACCGccagaaaataaagaaaaatgtcTCAACAGATGCTAGTTCTGCGACAGCAgccaaaaagacaagaaattGGCACGAGTTATTCAAGGACCAGAAACGCCAGAAACGCTAA
- a CDS encoding putative RING finger protein, whose protein sequence is MDGDPMGFGFPWDQNVDDLRVPFGDERLLLGEIHHMHWGLDGQNDDLGFQWNEPSLPAARPAKKMRSHCPSAAVETAGLINESLPIGLDDVPTPSRHPTNPALTVLDDPIPTPTTDPALLPQILEIFPDISHQYVEELIAQHKDTMSANGGDTPFAAFGLFLVKETIIEEILENPSYPKQEKLKRKTEEVDEDDDHWIKPRALHDAHDYRKQACDILAQEFLWISIPHIRQLISSKKGLYSAYITLHHEYIYPGTQSPHLRLKRPRPSLKSSMTWDHDLISELNAAKRRAAKDAATHRKRKEEEEADKLNEEEHSRSGNLVECQCCFSDVPSNRMVPCEGGTVHLFCFRCIRKTAETQIGMMKYELQCLDMSECKAKFARGNLKKALGSSLMGKLDHLQQQHEVEQAGLEGLESCPFCDFKGICPPVEEDREFRCCNPSCETVSCRLCKDKSHIPKTCDEARTEKGLPARHIVEEAMSEALIRNCPKCNVKIIKETGCNKMICSRCKCVMCYLCKKDISREQYNHFAKPPTYCDTHDDRQSKRFEIEVEQAQKAAIDKVLKENPDLMEKDLQIGPERKDIKTHPKPKPRRTQPGLRPTGWYTQEPMPNQRQNILPQLGYQRTAAFPNLPQFVPFAPAFVVPGMPYAGPQFPLPAFEPHLNPHAATIIDASPQGFNGSTPPPQNNFLPDPFPLTTNTGNAKGKGNLPSQPKYPALGNYDIPRTLPGQNANMPLWLDGPFNNF, encoded by the exons ATGGACGGGGATCCCATGGGATTTGGATTCCCTTGGGACCAGAATGTTGACGACTTAAGAGTTCCTTTTGGCGATGAGAGGCTACTGCTGGGTGAGATCCACCATATGCATTGGGGACTCGACGGGCAGAACGATGATCTGGGCTTTCAGTGGAATGagccttctcttcctgctGCAAGACctgcaaagaaaatgagaagCCACTGTCCCAGTGCGGCCGTGGAAACTGCAGGTTTGATTAACGAGTCTCTTCCCATAGGCCTTGATGATGTCCCAACACCGTCACGTCATCCCACAAACCCCGCACTGACGGTCTTGGATGACCCTATTCCCACGCCGACTACTGACCCAGCATTGCTGCCCCAGATCTTGGAGATATTCCCTGACATTAGCCACCAGTATGTAGAGGAGCTAATAGCTCAGCACAAGGATACGATGTCGGCCAACGGCGGTGATACGCCTTTTGCCGCTTTCGGATTGTTCCTGGTCAAAGAGACAATTATCGAAGAGATTTTGGAGAATCCATCTTATCCAAAgcaggagaagctcaaaAGGAAGACTGAAGAAgtagatgaggatgatgaccaTTGGATAAAACCTAGGGCACTTCATGATGCTCATGATTATCGTAAACAAGC ATGCGACATACTGGCACAGGAATTTCTGTGGATTTCTATTCCACATATCCGACAACTTATCTCCAGCAAGAAAGGGCTGTATTCAGCCTACATAACACTTCATCACGAATATATTTACCCAGGGACCCAATCACCCCACCTCAGATTGAAGCGGCCAAGGCCATCCCTGAAGTCAAGTATGACGTGGGACCATGACTTGATTTCGGAACTAAATGCTGCGAAAAGGAGGGCTGCGAAGGATGCTG CTACTCACCGAAAgcgaaaggaagaagaggaggcgGATAAGCTCAACGAAGAGGAACACTCACGATCAGGCAACCTTGTGGAGTGCCAGTGCTGCTTTTCTGACGTCCCTTCAAATAGAATGGTGCCTTGTGAAGGTGGAACTGTCCACCTTTTCTGCTTCAGATGCATCCGCAAAACCGCAGAGACACAGATCGGAATGATGAAATACGAGTTGCAGTGCCTTGACATGAGTGAGTGCAAGGCCAAATTCGCCCGTGGAAATCTGAAGAAAGCGTTGGGCTCCTCATTGATGGGGAAGCTAGACCACCTTCAGCAGCAACACGAAGTCGAGCAAGCCGGTTTAGAGGGACTCGAAAGCTGTCCATTCTGTGATTTCAAGGGAATCTGTCCCCCAGTGGAAGAAGACCGAGAATTCCGCTGCTGCAATCCCTCTTGTGAAACGGTTAGCTGCCGATTGTGCAAAGACAAAAGCCACATACCAAAGACCTGCGATGAGGCAAGGACAGAGAAGGGACTTCCCGCACGCCACATAGTTGAAGAGGCCATGAGCGAGGCTCTAATACGGAACTGCCCCAAATGCAACGTcaaaattattaaagaaaCGGGATGTAATAAAATGATCTGCAGCAGATGCAAATGTGTGATGTGCTACCTATGCAAGAAGGACATTTCACGCGAACAGTACAACCACTTTGCCAAACCGCCTACTTATTGCGATACTCACGATGACCGCCAGTCGAAACGCTTCGAGATTGAAGTTGAACAAGCCCAGAAGGCTGCCATTGACAAGGTCTTGAAGGAAAATCCCGACTTGATGGAGAAAGACCTTCAAATCGGTCCTGAAAGGAAGGATATCAAAACTCATCCAAAGCCAAAACCCCGACGCACTCAACCTGGACTTCGGCCTACGGGGTGGTATACACAAGAGCCTATGCCTAATCAGAGACAAAACATTCTACCACAACTAGGCTATCAAAGAACAGCAGCATTCCCTAATCTTCCGCAGTTTGTTCCATTTGCGCCCGCATTTGTCGTGCCGGGGATGCCCTATGCCGGCCCTCAATTTCCCCTACCTGCATTCGAGCCTCATTTAAATCCACATGCTGCTACAATAATCGACGCCTCTCCTCAAGGCTTCAATGGTTCTACTCCACCTCCGCAGAACAACTTCCTTCCAGACCCATTTCCTTTAACAACGAATACAGGCAATGCCAAGGGTAAAGGTAACCTACCATCGCAACCGAAGTATCCTGCACTAGGCAACTACGATATCCCGCGTACTTTACCTGGCCAGAACGCGAATATGCCCTTGTGGCTGGATGGCCCATTTAACAATTTCTga
- a CDS encoding 2OG-Fe dioxygenase-domain-containing protein has translation MMPPMKVATPNGHSMPKTNNLDVFEQRYDAKFYETMAKIMALRQKYLQDRFIFVEGEDMVPILKGLGAKDADFELLKSITDQTGADPTLEYRTASFGRYCIDFETRSIRRLEQQPYTLTVQEDYKRHDSAIQRTFPETPTDMQENTVVQALMMFKALVFQNVPITPRDRLDYSSQSWVCMMFNGRVFTDLSKGIFGEPALEGVHSDGSDHTMSVLLNCENMTPDSAVTFLHDNRETTGVPVSEVEPALIKARVQHRHFLDTLIFVDHDYKHSVTSLHPLCPSSIARRDVLVAFTRRPKVEGHISGYSDSMAHHTESPMQIPLWLP, from the coding sequence ATGATGCCACCGATGAAGGTAGCTACGCCGAATGGGCACAGCATGCCCAAGACGAACAACCTCGACGTTTTCGAACAGCGCTATGACGCCAAATTTTACGAGACCATGGCCAAAATCATGGCGCTGCGACAAAAATATCTGCAAGACCGGTTCATATTCGTGGAGGGAGAGGATATGGTCCCAATTCTCAAAGGCCTGGGAGCTAAGGACGCTGATTTCGAACTCCTGAAATCGATCACCGACCAGACAGGCGCTGATCCAACTCTTGAATATCGTACTGCATCATTTGGTCGCTACTGCATTGACTTCGAAACACGAAGCATTCGGCGGTTAGAGCAGCAGCCATACACACTCACTGTTCAAGAGGACTATAAGCGACACGATTCTGCGATTCAGAGGACCTTTCCCGAGACCCCAACCGATATGCAAGAAAATACAGTAGTACAAGCCTTGATGATGTTCAAGGCATTGGTGTTCCAAAATGTACCTATAACTCCGCGTGATCGGCTGGACTACTCCTCGCAGAGCTGGGTCTGTATGATGTTCAATGGTCGAGTATTCACCGACCTCTCAAAAGGAATCTTCGGGGAACCGGCTCTTGAGGGTGTTCACTCTGATGGCTCAGATCACACGATGTCGGTTCTTCTGAATTGTGAAAATATGACGCCTGACAGTGCAGTTACCTTCCTGCACGATAATAGAGAGACAACGGGAGTGCCTGTCTCAGAAGTGGAACCGGCCTTGATCAAAGCACGGGTCCAGCATCGTCACTTTCTTGATACGCTAATCTTCGTTGATCATGACTACAAGCATAGCGTAACGTCACTGCACCCGCTGTGTCCGTCATCAATTGCACGCCGTGATGTGCTAGTGGCGTTTACTCGCCGGCCAAAGGTGGAGGGGCATATTTCAGGATATAGTGACTCGATGGCTCACCACACCGAATCTCCAATGCAGATCCCCTTATGGCTTCCATAA